A stretch of Schistocerca cancellata isolate TAMUIC-IGC-003103 chromosome 3, iqSchCanc2.1, whole genome shotgun sequence DNA encodes these proteins:
- the LOC126175338 gene encoding dual specificity protein phosphatase 19 yields MFINLAMSFLSSLIQKKQHLQPCQTTVTSPDGRVHKEIIKDGKFVHLPQTDSLAPGYVVDTNPDLKVALVLPGLCCGSQDVVQDVNLLHNYGITHILSLGVRAEQFDGFEYKFVEALDLPDTDIVSFLEPSFEFLKKVKDSNGCVFIHCNAGISRSATVVIAYLIKECGMTFTEAFAYLKERREAIRPNDGFIKQLKQYENSLKTTI; encoded by the coding sequence ATGTTTATAAATCTTGCAATGAGCTTCTTGAGtagtttaatacaaaaaaagcaacatCTTCAGCCTTGTCAAACCACAGTAACTTCTCCAGATGGCAGAGTTCACAAAGAGATTATTAAAGATGGTAAATTTGTGCACTTGCCACAGACAGATTCATTAGCACCTGGCTATGTTGTTGATACAAATCCTGATCTGAAGGTTGCTCTCGTATTACCAGGTCTTTGCTGTGGCTCCCAGGATGTTGTACAAGATGTTAATCTCCTTCATAATTACGGAATAACACACATATTAAGTTTAGGTGTGAGAGCTGAACAGTTTGATGGTTTTGAGTATAAATTTGTTGAAGCTCTGGATCTACCTGACACAGACATTGTATCATTTTTAGAGCCAAGCTTtgagtttttaaaaaaagtgaaagacaGTAATGGATGTGTGTTTATTCACTGCAATGCTGGTATATCTAGATCTGCTACTGTTGTAATAGCTTACCTCATTAAAGAATGTGGTATGACATTTACAGAAGCATTTGCATACTTGAAGGAGAGAAGGGAAGCAATTAGACCAAATGATGGGTTTATCAAACAACTTAAACAGTACGAAAATTCATTAAAAACCACAATTTAA